The genomic interval ACGGAGTACCGCGCTACGTACTTCCAGCCTTGTTGCAGCCGTCCTTCGGGGCGGCTGAGGATTGAAACTGGCCGCTGGTTCCTTGGCTGCTCTTGGGCGTCAAGTTGCAGCCGTCCTTCGGGGCGGCTGAGGATTGAAACGATGTGGACACCAGCACGGCCTGGAGCAAGGGGTGCGAGGCCTGCGGCACGCGCATCTACTTCGTGACCAACCCAGCGACAAAGAGGTAGCGTGTAGGTCGAGGCGGACGGCGTGAGCCATTTTGCGCGGTGCTCGCACCCGGTGAGGTTCAGTCAGAACAAGAAGCGGGGCAAGCGGTGACCTTAAGCAGCTCTGGGCCTCAAACTCACCTCGAGCTGGGCGCCAAGGGCGTCCGCCAGCTTGTGCAGCGTGCTCAGGCTGTGCCCCCAATAGAACGGATTGGTGATGCGCGTCATCGCCGCGCGGCTGGTGCCGATGCGCCGCGCCACCTCGGACTCGCTGAGCCCAGCCGCGCGGATCGCCCGCTCGATCTCGAGGCTCACTGGGTTCATGGGGGCGGGTTCTACCTCCGCGATCTCGAAAGGCTCCTCGGGCTCGTACTCGCTGACATCGAGTTTATCCAGCGGTGTGGGCGCTGGGATAGCCGCAGCGCTTGCTCTGAGTTCGTCGAGGGTGAGCGCCAGCACCTCCGCCATGCGTTCCTTGAGTTCTTCCTTGGTTTTGGCGGTGGCGACCCCAGGAATGTCGGGGAAGAAACCAGCGTAGTTCCTGGGCGCTTTTTCGATTACGAAGGGATACTTCATGCAGTTCCTCTCATACGTCTTACTTCAGCCCCGCGAGCTTGAGAACCTTGTTGAGGTGCCTTTGGGCATGTCCTCGGATGGCTTGCCGTCGATGGGCACGATCCCCGGCTTGGTGGGGTGCTTGTAGATTTTATGGTCCCCTTTGCCGGAGCGGTGAAAGTACCAGCCGTCCTCTTTGATGAGCTTGATGACGGCGCGTACCTTCATACAGGTGTGTTATCAAAATTGGTGCTCGTTGTCAATGGTGATAACAGGAAGGGAGTGACATGAGCGAAATCAAAATCATCGACCTGAGCGAGATCCGCATCGACGGCGGCACCCGGATGCGGGAGAAAATTGTAGAAGCCGTCTACCTCGAGTACGCCGAACTCATGGAGTCCGGTACCGAATTCGAGCCGATGGAGGTTTACTGGGACGGCTCGAGCTACTGGCTTGCCGATGGCTTCCACGGGTACTGGGCTCAGCACGAGCGCTGGAAGAAGTTGCAGCCGTCCTTCGGGGCGGCTGAGGATTGAAACGTCAGGTCCTTGATGGACTCGAGCCGTGGCAGGTGTTGCAGCCGTCCTTCGGGGCGGCTGAGGGCGGTCGTAACCGGTCATGTCGTGCCTCCTAAAGCCCTACGGTCTTAGAGCCTCACGACGGGCGGGCCCGCCTGGTAGCGCTCGAGGTCACTGTCGGTGGTGTAGATGACCTCCGCGTTCGCCTCCATGAGCGAGGTCAGGATGAGCGCGTCGGCCATCGCCAGCCCATTGCCGTGGGCGATGCGCGCCGCGCGGCGAACAAGCTCCGCATCGTTCAGCCACAGGATGCGGCAGACATGCGGTAGCGCGTCTAACAAAAGGTCCGTCTTCCTCCGTTCGGTGAGGCCACGAAGACCGCTACGCTGAAGCTCATACAGCGTGAGGCAGGAAACGAGCGCCTCCTCTTGTGGTTCGGCCGTGACCTTGGCCCATAGGGCTGCTGCGCCTTCGTCCTCTTTGAGAAGCCGGATGAAAAATCCGCTGTCGAGTCCAATCACTCAAAGTCCCTGTCCGACTCCCGCCGCATCTGCTTGAGTTGTTCGTCGAAGTCGGGAGCGACGTAGGTCTTGCCGATGAGGCTGTTGATGCTTGCTATCGCCTGCTTGCGACGCAGCGCCTTGACGTGCGCCTCGATGGCCTCGGCGTAGAGCGCCGACACCGACTTTCCCGCCTGCTTGGCTACCTGCTCCGCCGTCTGCCCGATGGCATCGGGAACATGAACCGTTACGCGCACCACCCACCTCCTAAACGCTTAATCATAGCACATACACCAGGCTCATACATTCCTTAGGATATAGGCGGCAATCAAGCTCACCACGATCATCTCGCCGCCGTCCTCCACCAGCGTAAACATCAGGTCGAGCCGCATGGCTCCTTGCACGGCCTCGCCGACCGTTAGAAGCGCCGCGTAGAGGGCGGGCAGCACCGTCAAGGTCGAGATGGTGGTGCTTAAGGATGCGCCGTGGAGAAGGCTTTTGGCTGCCATAACGACGGGCGTCACCCTATCGGCGTCGCTCTGGAGCAGCGCGTCCGCCAAGTGCTTCCTGCTCAAGATGTTGTGGAGCACATCGACACCAAGACCAAAAAACACCAGGGCGGCAAAGAGGATAAGCAGCCCCCTCGAGACAATCCGGCCTTCCCTCGAGCTTCTCAGGTGGGCCAGCAAAACCAAGCTTCCCATCGTCACGCCTGCAACCGCCCACACCAGCAGCTCACCGACCTCGTGGCTTCCTAAACCGTAAGCGAGAGGAGGGGCCACGCGGTTGCCCACGACGACGCCCAAGCGCTCGTGGAGCATGAAGGCGTCATCGAGAAGAACAAACGTAAACACGACCGCCCAGGCGCCCGCTGTTCCGTAGCGGCACTTGAGGAAGAGCCGGCTCAGCAGCCAGATGATGAGGATGAGTTTGAGGTACTGGAATAGCTCGGCAAAGCCCTGATCCGTGTCGATCCTAAAGGCGGTGCTGGTCGACCACGCAACGAGGGCGGACCCCCAACGTACATGAACGAAGTGCAGGGAGATAAAGAGCAGGTCCGCCGCGACCAGCCAGCAAAGGAGCGCTTTGCCTCTCGAGAAACCTGCTGCTTGTCGGGTCCAGCGCATGCGCACCACCGTAGCGAATCAACTGCTGTAGCGCCTTGACCTTTCCCTTGACAGGGTGCCGCGAATCGCGCTTTGAGCAGCGCGGAAAAAGTAGAGGAGCCAGAAGACGATGCCGGCGAGTTTGAAGCTATCCTCGACAAAGGTCACCCTTGACGTGGTGGGGAGCGTAACGTCGATTGCTACAGATAGGGCAAAGCACAAGAACGCCAGAACGAGAAGTTCATAGTCGGTCTTAAGGATAATCCCGGCAAAGTAAAGCAGGTAAGCGCCGATGACAAGACCATACCCCCATAAACGACGATTTCAGGAATCTGCAGGAGCCCAGGAATTACCCGCTCGTGAAGAAGAAAGGCGTCGTCTACGGCAAGCAGCACGGAGAGCAAGGCGGAGGCTGACCAAAATCACGGAGGCCGAAGGACGCGTGAGCGACCTCTACCTGGTTGGAACAGAAACAGGCAAACTCACGGTGTCGAAGGTGAGTTTGCCTGTTTCGGCATGTGCGCTTGGGCCGCTTGAAGACTGAAATGTGAGGGGCAACGCGTCTCAAATCACGGTAAAGCGAACTCTCCTGGTCGGTCTTAGGGCCAAAGTCGAGGCACTGAGGCACACCGTCTGGTATATAAGAGCATGCCCGACACCCCGCACCGCCTGTCCCTGGAGCGCATCGACCACGCCGCCCGCGTGATCGACCCCGTCTTTTTGAACTCCCCGCAGTTCGTCTGCGAGCCGCTCGGCGACGAGCTGGGCGTGCGGCTCGTGCTCAAGCTCGAGACGCTCAACCCCATCCGTTCGTTCAAGGGACGCGGCGCGGACTTTTTCATGTCCACGCTGGACGGCCTGACGCCGCAGCCGCGGCTGGTCTGCGCGAGCGCCGGCAACTTCGGTCAGGCGATGGCCTTCGCCGCCCGCCGGCGCGGCCTCGCCATCAGCATTTTTGCCGCTGAGACGGCGAACCCGTTCAAGCTCGAGCGGATGCGTGCGCTCGGCGCCGAGCTTCGCCTGCACGGCGACGACTTCGACGCGGCCAAGCTCGAGGCCAAGCGCTTTGCCCGTGAGGCGGGCGCCAGAATGGTCGAGGACGGCCTCGACCCCGAAACCGCCGAGGGCGCGGGCACGATGGGGCTCGAGCTGCTGCGCCTGCCCGATGCCCCGGACGTACTCTTGGTGCCGCTCGGCAACGGCGCCATGATCGGCGGGGTGGGGCGCGTCATCAAAGCCTACCGCCCGAGCACCCAGGTGATCGCCGTGCAGGCCGCCGGCGCGCCCGCCATGACCGAGTCGTGGCGCTCGGGCCGCCTGGTCACCCACCAGCGCATCGATACCATCGCCGACGGCATCGGCGTGCGGGTGCCCGTCCCGGAGGCGCTCACGGACCTGCGCGGCCTGATCGACGACGCCCTCTTGGTGAGCGACGAGGCGACGCTTCGGGCCATGCGGCTCCTGCACCGGCACGTGGGCGTGGTCGTCGAGCCCTCGGGGGCGGTCGGGGTGGCGGCGCTGCTCGAGCACCCGGAGCGCATGAGGGGCGGGCGCGTCGGCACCCTCTTGTGTGGCGGCAACCTCACGCTCGAGCAGATGCGGGCGTGGCTGTGACCGTGCCAGACAAGGCGTCATGTTCTTGACTTGCCGGGACCTTTGGGTTAAGAAAAAGACCTCGCTGGGGGATGCGAGGCCTTTGGGGAGAGGAGATGAGGATGAGGGGGGAACTCATCCTTCTGATAGATACTGTAGCGGCCAGGGGGTAACAAAATCCTCACACGCAGCCGGCGCAGGAGTGTAGAGCCACTAGGCCCCCGCTAGGGTCTGTCTGATTGAACAGGTCTCATTGCCGTACTGCACGCGAAAATCACCCTTTTGGGCTAAATACTCTTTAAGTCCGTCAGGAACGTTAAATCTAGCTTTAGTCAGACAGACCCTAGTGCGGGTACTACGGCGTCTCATGCCTGCGCTGCAATGTCCTCAGCCGCCGAAGGAGCATAATGCCAAAAGAAAGGAGCACGATGATGAAGCTTGAACCTTATAGGCTGGCCGCCGGGCAAGACCGAGACCTTCCGACGTTTCCTCCCGGCACGGGCCCCACCCTTCCAGAGCCCGGCAGGGACCTTCCCGACCTGCCGCCGGGCCAGGACCCGACCCTGCCGGAACCAGGCCGCGATCTCCCCGAGTTCCCGCCCGGCATCGACCCGGGCGACCCACAGCCGGACAGGGACCTGCCGAGGCGCGAGCCCGAGCCGGACCTGCCCGAGCCGAATACCCCGCCCGAGCAGGAACCCGACAACCCGGATTATGATCCGCGGCGCGAACCGCAGATCGAGCCCCCGCAACCGGGCCGGCCAGCGGGCTAAGCGGCCCGCTCGAGCAGTTCCGCCTTGAAGGGTGTCGCTCGACCGGCGGCTCCCTCAGCGTCGGCTACCTCTCAGTCCATGCCCGGCCTGAGTGCCATGATCGCT from Deinococcota bacterium carries:
- a CDS encoding type II toxin-antitoxin system HicB family antitoxin, which encodes MKYPFVIEKAPRNYAGFFPDIPGVATAKTKEELKERMAEVLALTLDELRASAAAIPAPTPLDKLDVSEYEPEEPFEIAEVEPAPMNPVSLEIERAIRAAGLSESEVARRIGTSRAAMTRITNPFYWGHSLSTLHKLADALGAQLEVSLRPRAA
- a CDS encoding threonine/serine dehydratase, giving the protein MPDTPHRLSLERIDHAARVIDPVFLNSPQFVCEPLGDELGVRLVLKLETLNPIRSFKGRGADFFMSTLDGLTPQPRLVCASAGNFGQAMAFAARRRGLAISIFAAETANPFKLERMRALGAELRLHGDDFDAAKLEAKRFAREAGARMVEDGLDPETAEGAGTMGLELLRLPDAPDVLLVPLGNGAMIGGVGRVIKAYRPSTQVIAVQAAGAPAMTESWRSGRLVTHQRIDTIADGIGVRVPVPEALTDLRGLIDDALLVSDEATLRAMRLLHRHVGVVVEPSGAVGVAALLEHPERMRGGRVGTLLCGGNLTLEQMRAWL
- a CDS encoding PIN domain-containing protein; translated protein: MIGLDSGFFIRLLKEDEGAAALWAKVTAEPQEEALVSCLTLYELQRSGLRGLTERRKTDLLLDALPHVCRILWLNDAELVRRAARIAHGNGLAMADALILTSLMEANAEVIYTTDSDLERYQAGPPVVRL